Proteins encoded within one genomic window of Synechococcus sp. PCC 7335:
- the secG gene encoding preprotein translocase subunit SecG: protein MTVTVIRVIWAIAAVGVCVLVLLHSPKGDGLGALGGQAQLFTSTKSAEETLNRATWLLTIVFMALTVVLSGGWLDTVAQ from the coding sequence ATGACAGTTACGGTTATTAGAGTTATTTGGGCGATCGCAGCCGTTGGGGTCTGCGTCTTGGTCCTATTACACAGTCCTAAAGGCGACGGACTAGGTGCTCTAGGGGGTCAGGCGCAGCTTTTTACTAGTACAAAGAGCGCTGAAGAAACCTTGAATAGAGCCACTTGGCTATTGACTATTGTGTTTATGGCGTTAACGGTTGTTCTAAGCGGTGGCTGGCTCGATACAGTCGCTCAATAG
- the gpmI gene encoding 2,3-bisphosphoglycerate-independent phosphoglycerate mutase, with protein MADSPISPMVLVILDGWGCRDDRDGNAISHASTPVVDSLWDTYPKAKINTSGRYVGLPKGQMGNSEVGHLNIGAGRVVPQELVRISNAVEDGSLEENLDLLKVCQKVAYTGSKLHLIGLCSDGGVHAHLDHLIGLIEMAKRQGVEDVCIHAVTDGRDTKPTDGEFALTKLQDAIDRIGVGKIVTLSGRYYAMDRDNRWDRVEKAYRVMTENGDRFPEDPSALAALKASYEQGINDEFVEPIRLAPGAIEPGDGVIFFNFRPDRARELTQAFVMREFRGFERDPILPLSFVTMTQYDPSLPVGVAFKPQSLDNILGQVVSDHGLKQFRTAETEKYAHVTYFFNGGLEDPFPGEDRELVPSPMVATYDKDPKMSAKRVTDVAIAAVDKRKYSLIVINYANPDMVGHTGNMEATITALEAVDTEVGRLVSAVGKAGGTSIIIADHGNAEYMHDEEGRPWTAHTTNPVPFILVEGEGLKIPGHGAEVQIRQEEGCLADIAPTILQILQLPIPEDMTGQSMILQAKAEYKQSRTPVKVSLQR; from the coding sequence ATGGCAGACTCGCCTATTTCCCCAATGGTATTAGTCATCCTCGATGGATGGGGCTGCCGAGATGACCGTGATGGTAACGCCATTAGCCATGCCAGTACACCGGTTGTGGATAGTTTGTGGGATACCTATCCTAAAGCGAAAATCAACACATCCGGCAGATATGTTGGGTTGCCCAAAGGACAGATGGGCAATTCAGAAGTTGGCCACCTCAATATTGGTGCAGGCCGAGTAGTTCCTCAAGAGTTAGTCCGCATCTCTAACGCGGTAGAAGATGGCAGTCTTGAAGAGAATTTAGACCTGCTAAAGGTATGTCAGAAAGTAGCCTATACAGGTAGCAAGCTTCACTTGATAGGACTGTGTTCAGATGGGGGTGTACATGCGCACTTAGACCATCTAATCGGTCTTATAGAGATGGCAAAGCGTCAGGGTGTTGAAGATGTCTGTATTCATGCGGTCACGGACGGACGCGATACAAAGCCTACAGACGGTGAATTTGCCCTCACGAAGCTACAAGATGCAATAGATCGCATCGGTGTTGGCAAGATTGTTACCCTTAGCGGTCGCTACTACGCGATGGACCGTGATAATCGCTGGGATCGCGTAGAAAAGGCTTACCGAGTCATGACTGAAAATGGCGATCGCTTCCCTGAAGACCCCTCTGCCCTAGCGGCGCTGAAAGCTTCATACGAACAAGGTATAAACGATGAATTTGTCGAACCTATTCGTTTAGCACCCGGAGCGATTGAGCCTGGGGATGGGGTTATCTTTTTCAACTTTCGGCCCGACCGGGCTCGTGAGCTGACCCAGGCGTTTGTCATGCGCGAATTTAGAGGCTTTGAGCGTGATCCGATCTTGCCACTGAGTTTTGTGACGATGACACAGTATGATCCCTCACTACCGGTCGGTGTTGCTTTCAAGCCACAAAGTCTCGACAACATCTTGGGGCAGGTCGTTTCAGATCATGGACTCAAGCAGTTTCGTACGGCCGAGACTGAGAAATACGCTCACGTAACTTACTTCTTTAATGGGGGCTTAGAAGATCCATTTCCTGGAGAAGACAGAGAGCTAGTGCCTAGCCCGATGGTGGCAACCTATGACAAAGATCCCAAAATGTCAGCTAAAAGAGTGACAGATGTAGCGATCGCAGCGGTTGACAAACGCAAGTATTCTTTGATTGTGATCAACTACGCTAATCCCGATATGGTGGGACACACTGGCAACATGGAGGCGACGATCACAGCCCTAGAGGCGGTCGATACAGAAGTTGGAAGGCTTGTCTCTGCGGTAGGTAAAGCCGGTGGTACTTCAATCATCATTGCGGATCATGGCAATGCTGAATACATGCATGACGAAGAGGGTCGTCCATGGACGGCGCATACCACTAATCCGGTGCCGTTTATTCTAGTAGAAGGGGAAGGGCTCAAAATTCCCGGTCATGGCGCAGAAGTACAGATCAGGCAGGAGGAAGGCTGTTTGGCAGATATTGCGCCCACTATTCTACAGATCTTGCAGTTGCCCATTCCTGAAGATATGACCGGACAGTCAATGATTTTGCAGGCAAAAGCTGAGTACAAGCAGAGCCGGACACCCGTGAAGGTATCTTTACAGCGGTAA
- a CDS encoding ABC-F family ATP-binding cassette domain-containing protein: MLRLENISKIYPTGEVLKAVSWEVKPGERIGLVGVNGAGKSTQLKIIKGEIEPTTGSIIRPSGLHIAALNQEFEVDPRRTVREEFWTVFKEANKIQHDLAEIPIKMESASPKELDKLINLLDKRQRQFEALDGYGLEARIEKILPEMGFDSDAGERLVSSYSGGWQMRMGLGKVLLQSPDLLLLDEPTNHLDLETIEWLETYLKGLTIPMVIVSHDREFLDRLCTSIVETERGISTTYLGNYSAYIAQKAENQAAQLSTYERQQKELTKQQTFVDKFRASATRSTQAKSREKLLAKVERVEAPVADLRGLQFQFQPAPRSGREVVTISDMTHSYGDKILFLGADLEVERGDRIAFVGPNGAGKSTLLRLITGIESSDDGSVTMGSHNVIPGYFEQNQAEALDLHKTVIQTIHDEVPDWKNEEVRTLLGRFLFSGDAAFKKVEALSGGEKARLALAKMLLQPANLLILDEPTNHLDIPAKEMLETALKNYDGTALIVSHDRYFISQVANKIVEIRDGELKAYQGDYHYYLDKIAEEKERARLEQIEAEKAAKAAARRQKQREKQRQKQIAQSAAKRT; the protein is encoded by the coding sequence ATGCTGCGCTTGGAAAATATCAGCAAGATCTATCCCACCGGAGAAGTTCTAAAAGCTGTGAGTTGGGAAGTTAAACCCGGTGAGCGTATTGGGCTAGTTGGCGTGAATGGTGCAGGTAAATCCACTCAGCTTAAAATTATTAAAGGTGAGATAGAACCCACAACCGGGTCGATTATTCGACCTAGCGGACTGCATATCGCTGCACTTAACCAGGAGTTTGAGGTTGATCCCCGCCGCACCGTCCGCGAAGAATTCTGGACGGTTTTCAAAGAAGCTAACAAGATCCAGCACGATCTAGCAGAGATTCCGATCAAAATGGAAAGTGCTAGTCCTAAAGAATTAGACAAGCTAATCAACCTATTAGATAAGCGACAACGGCAGTTCGAAGCGTTAGATGGCTACGGCCTAGAAGCGCGGATTGAAAAGATTCTGCCAGAGATGGGATTTGATAGCGATGCTGGTGAACGACTCGTGAGCTCCTACAGTGGCGGTTGGCAAATGCGAATGGGTCTTGGCAAGGTTCTTCTACAATCACCTGATCTGCTCCTACTCGACGAGCCGACTAACCACCTGGACCTTGAGACTATTGAGTGGCTAGAGACCTATCTAAAAGGGCTAACGATCCCTATGGTAATTGTCTCTCATGATAGAGAGTTTCTTGATCGTCTTTGCACTTCTATTGTTGAAACAGAGCGCGGGATCTCGACTACATATCTAGGGAACTACAGTGCTTATATCGCCCAAAAAGCAGAGAATCAAGCGGCTCAGCTTAGCACCTACGAACGGCAACAAAAGGAACTAACCAAACAGCAGACGTTTGTAGACAAGTTCAGGGCTAGTGCTACTCGTAGTACCCAAGCTAAAAGTAGAGAAAAGCTGCTTGCCAAGGTGGAAAGAGTCGAAGCGCCTGTTGCTGACCTGCGAGGACTACAGTTTCAGTTTCAGCCTGCACCCCGTAGCGGACGAGAAGTTGTGACTATTAGCGATATGACTCATAGCTATGGAGACAAAATCTTGTTTCTAGGCGCTGATCTAGAAGTAGAAAGAGGCGATCGCATTGCTTTTGTGGGGCCTAATGGTGCGGGCAAATCCACTTTGCTACGTCTGATTACTGGGATCGAATCATCAGACGATGGCAGCGTTACTATGGGCAGCCACAACGTGATCCCCGGTTATTTTGAGCAAAATCAGGCCGAAGCTCTCGACTTGCACAAGACTGTTATTCAGACGATTCATGACGAAGTTCCTGATTGGAAAAATGAAGAAGTGCGTACGCTACTGGGTCGGTTTTTATTCAGTGGCGACGCTGCTTTCAAAAAAGTAGAGGCGCTAAGTGGGGGCGAAAAAGCTCGTCTAGCCTTGGCAAAAATGCTCTTGCAGCCTGCCAATTTACTGATTCTAGATGAGCCTACGAACCATCTAGATATCCCAGCAAAGGAAATGTTAGAAACCGCCCTCAAGAACTACGACGGTACAGCCCTTATCGTCTCTCACGATCGCTACTTCATCTCTCAAGTAGCGAACAAAATAGTTGAAATTAGAGACGGTGAACTTAAAGCCTATCAAGGTGACTATCACTACTACCTAGACAAGATTGCTGAGGAAAAAGAACGGGCAAGACTAGAGCAGATAGAAGCTGAAAAAGCGGCTAAGGCTGCAGCTAGACGCCAAAAGCAAAGAGAAAAGCAGCGGCAAAAGCAAATAGCCCAGTCAGCCGCTAAAAGGACATAA
- a CDS encoding aspartate carbamoyltransferase catalytic subunit, with amino-acid sequence MTTLPWIRQHILSLADFTPSEYETVLSTALSFQGVLARRNKKVPTLQGQVVANLFFEPSTRTRSSFELAAKRLSADTLNFSPGSSSLAKGETILDTAKTYLAMGTDLMVIRHRGSGVPATIAKEMDRLGSGVGVLNAGDGQHEHPSQALLDLLTICNALDAAHPKIEDLKGKKIAIVGDILHSRVARSNLWSLSACGAQVHLAAPPTLLPKAFEEAFSTSLVTHNGTVERQVFVHWVLEPALEKADFVMALRLQKERMSAHLLPSIREYHQRFGITRDRLKVCQPTVKILHPGPTNRGTEITSDLMDDPQLSLVSKQVASGVAMRMALLYLMGGAKNGVVNKL; translated from the coding sequence ATGACTACTCTTCCCTGGATAAGGCAACACATCCTCTCTCTAGCTGACTTTACGCCCTCGGAGTATGAAACCGTTCTTAGCACAGCCCTAAGCTTTCAAGGCGTCCTTGCCCGTCGCAACAAGAAGGTCCCTACCCTACAGGGGCAGGTTGTCGCCAACCTATTTTTTGAACCGTCTACTCGCACTCGTAGCAGCTTCGAACTTGCGGCCAAACGACTTTCTGCTGATACTTTGAACTTTAGCCCAGGCAGCTCCTCTCTTGCTAAAGGTGAAACTATCCTTGATACGGCCAAGACCTATTTAGCGATGGGCACAGATCTAATGGTCATTCGGCATAGAGGGTCAGGCGTTCCTGCGACTATTGCCAAGGAAATGGACCGACTTGGCTCTGGTGTAGGCGTGCTCAACGCGGGAGACGGACAGCATGAGCACCCATCTCAAGCCCTGCTCGATCTGCTGACAATCTGTAACGCGTTAGACGCCGCTCACCCAAAGATAGAAGACCTCAAAGGAAAGAAGATAGCGATTGTTGGCGATATTTTGCACTCGCGAGTAGCCCGTTCGAACCTATGGAGCCTAAGTGCTTGTGGAGCGCAGGTCCATCTTGCCGCGCCGCCCACACTACTACCCAAAGCGTTTGAGGAGGCTTTTTCCACCTCGCTGGTAACGCATAATGGGACGGTAGAGCGTCAGGTGTTTGTTCACTGGGTGTTAGAGCCGGCGCTAGAAAAGGCTGACTTTGTGATGGCGCTTAGATTGCAAAAGGAACGGATGAGCGCTCATTTACTGCCGAGCATCAGAGAGTATCACCAACGATTTGGGATCACGCGCGATCGCCTCAAAGTGTGCCAACCCACTGTCAAGATCTTGCACCCAGGCCCAACAAATCGAGGGACTGAGATTACCTCTGATCTGATGGATGATCCCCAGCTCAGTCTAGTCTCTAAACAAGTTGCTAGCGGCGTTGCTATGCGGATGGCACTGCTGTATTTGATGGGGGGCGCTAAGAACGGCGTAGTCAATAAGCTATAG
- a CDS encoding DNA-3-methyladenine glycosylase has product MTNSFSEEKPEFQSLPHSYAESSDASTSSPSRLIRSDWCDRPSTQLAPALLGCTLHRQLPDGPLIQATIVETEAYAPNDPACHAYRGPNNRNASMFGPPGYSYVYLIYGMYHCLNVVSESAGTGSAVLIRALELDTIPPHLTPKQIAKPHRIAAGPGKLCRALLIDRELDGISYHPENGLWLEHRTKAIPSHQIVQTTRIGITKAIEKPWRWYLKNSQSVSKLT; this is encoded by the coding sequence ATGACAAATAGCTTCAGCGAGGAAAAACCCGAATTTCAATCTCTGCCCCACTCCTACGCCGAATCCTCAGATGCGTCTACAAGCTCACCTTCAAGATTAATTCGATCAGACTGGTGCGATCGCCCTTCTACTCAACTTGCCCCAGCGCTCCTTGGCTGCACTCTCCATCGGCAGCTACCCGACGGTCCTTTGATCCAAGCCACCATCGTCGAAACGGAAGCCTACGCCCCTAATGATCCCGCCTGCCACGCCTACAGAGGGCCTAACAACCGCAATGCGTCTATGTTCGGGCCACCTGGTTATAGCTACGTGTATCTAATATACGGAATGTACCACTGTCTAAATGTTGTCAGTGAATCGGCAGGAACCGGTAGTGCCGTTCTCATTAGAGCGCTAGAGCTTGATACTATCCCCCCTCACCTCACCCCCAAACAAATTGCAAAGCCTCACCGAATTGCGGCGGGGCCGGGTAAGCTCTGTAGAGCGCTATTGATTGATCGAGAGCTAGATGGAATCTCGTACCATCCAGAAAACGGACTCTGGCTAGAGCATCGAACCAAGGCCATTCCCAGCCATCAAATAGTGCAAACGACCCGCATCGGCATCACCAAAGCCATAGAAAAGCCCTGGCGATGGTATCTAAAAAACAGCCAATCGGTTTCTAAACTTACCTAG
- a CDS encoding MBL fold metallo-hydrolase codes for MTELSCLPHSVGYEDEGVCLSIQIGPYSILFDCGLADITALRGKSADFAFCSHAHTDHIRGLLSLHRTFPLLPIFASDVTTRLLPLNWPGQSDANFCRSLPWRSPVEIAPGLSVQLWPAGHMPGAAAFLLTYQTTQRTYSVFYSGDCFLSNGRLVDGMPLAELRNLKPDVLIVEGSYGTERHPHRKQQENYLVERLSIALAHGGRAVFPSPLLGLGQELLMLMRSHHNFTGQPINVWVDPLIARGCDAYLGCLSALPTTVQNFAQHQPLFWDERVLPRVRRLESQTSPEMLADEPEATVFIVHPATHPSAYGMASAADWTVFVPDAQSISLWQAQLSEQMYGAYHRFDWLAELASLVDSETVEHYMLTNHCDGVGTTQLIHNLRPQHVIFVHGDQHQLNNLASLDDLQARYHLHLPTPAQLIDLPLASAFWQPAPPQGTPYEGEINIDSQGVQLRLPPLVGSDPRWAQLSDTGIVEASWQGNQLVIRGLNQQELMQIKPTKAADPTRTCYYCRHLRGQRCRNVESPLVGLQVTSDGTCSVFERSGGSGRSSSSE; via the coding sequence TTGACTGAGCTGTCTTGTTTGCCCCATAGCGTTGGCTATGAAGACGAAGGGGTCTGTCTGAGCATTCAGATTGGCCCCTACTCTATTTTGTTTGACTGCGGTCTAGCTGATATCACTGCGCTTCGAGGGAAGTCAGCTGATTTTGCTTTCTGTAGCCACGCTCATACCGATCATATTCGAGGACTACTCTCACTACATCGCACCTTCCCCCTTCTGCCAATATTTGCGAGCGATGTGACTACTCGGCTTTTACCGTTGAATTGGCCGGGACAAAGTGATGCGAACTTTTGCCGATCTCTTCCGTGGCGATCTCCTGTTGAGATCGCTCCAGGGCTATCCGTTCAGCTGTGGCCTGCAGGCCATATGCCAGGTGCAGCTGCTTTCTTGCTCACCTATCAGACAACCCAGCGAACCTATAGTGTTTTCTATAGCGGCGACTGCTTTCTCTCTAATGGGCGATTAGTCGACGGCATGCCCCTAGCAGAGCTAAGAAATCTCAAGCCGGACGTGCTGATTGTAGAAGGCAGCTATGGCACTGAACGTCATCCTCACCGCAAGCAGCAGGAAAACTACCTGGTTGAACGGCTGAGCATAGCGCTAGCTCACGGGGGTCGCGCTGTTTTTCCTAGCCCGCTATTGGGATTAGGTCAAGAGCTATTGATGCTGATGCGTAGTCATCACAACTTCACTGGACAGCCCATCAATGTTTGGGTAGATCCGCTGATTGCCCGAGGCTGCGACGCTTACCTAGGCTGTTTGTCAGCGCTGCCAACAACAGTACAAAACTTTGCCCAGCACCAGCCTTTGTTTTGGGACGAGCGAGTTCTACCGCGGGTGAGGCGACTAGAATCACAAACTTCTCCAGAAATGCTAGCCGATGAACCGGAGGCGACGGTTTTCATCGTGCATCCGGCTACTCATCCAAGTGCCTATGGAATGGCAAGTGCGGCTGACTGGACCGTATTTGTGCCGGATGCGCAGAGTATCTCGCTTTGGCAAGCGCAGCTATCAGAACAGATGTACGGTGCCTATCATCGCTTCGATTGGCTAGCAGAACTAGCCTCCTTGGTGGATTCAGAGACGGTTGAACACTACATGCTGACCAATCACTGCGACGGCGTAGGGACCACGCAGCTCATTCATAATCTCCGTCCGCAGCATGTCATCTTTGTGCATGGCGACCAACACCAGTTGAATAATTTGGCTAGCTTGGATGATTTGCAAGCTCGCTATCACCTGCACCTACCCACGCCAGCTCAGTTGATTGATTTGCCGCTGGCGTCCGCTTTCTGGCAACCTGCTCCACCTCAAGGCACGCCGTACGAGGGTGAAATAAATATAGATAGTCAGGGCGTGCAGTTACGATTGCCGCCTTTGGTAGGAAGCGATCCGCGCTGGGCTCAGTTGTCGGATACTGGAATTGTAGAGGCGAGCTGGCAAGGCAATCAGCTAGTAATTCGAGGACTCAATCAGCAAGAGCTGATGCAGATCAAACCTACAAAGGCTGCTGATCCGACTCGTACTTGCTATTACTGTCGCCATCTTCGAGGGCAGCGCTGTCGTAATGTTGAGTCACCTCTAGTGGGATTGCAGGTGACTTCTGATGGAACGTGCAGTGTCTTTGAGCGGTCTGGGGGTAGTGGTCGCAGTTCGAGTAGTGAATGA
- a CDS encoding aminotransferase class IV, protein MTGKPFWYNGDLFAVGEQSGVRLTFDTALDTAALRFGASVFTTLRVYGQDLAHPMTMWQAHCDRLAHSLAYFNWIQPDWASIYEGASQLKAHFLVLRITVFPSGKAWITGRDLPPDLAQRKSEGATCWLASADYQRSFPLHKTGNYLACWQAQKQAQAAGAQEAILTNAQGEWLETATGNLWGYRQGQWWTPSQQCLPGLMRNRLQMLLQAKGLEVGGLAWTRAVIEGFEAIAYSNCVVGLLPVHTILDGDIKLEYDIQNANLKALQHQLARLTEEKSMIPEMS, encoded by the coding sequence ATGACAGGGAAGCCCTTTTGGTATAACGGAGACCTATTTGCGGTCGGCGAGCAAAGCGGTGTTAGGCTGACTTTCGATACGGCTCTCGATACGGCGGCCCTGCGGTTTGGTGCGAGCGTATTTACGACACTGCGCGTGTATGGCCAAGATCTTGCCCACCCAATGACGATGTGGCAGGCGCACTGCGATCGCCTTGCTCATTCCCTTGCCTACTTCAATTGGATACAGCCCGATTGGGCATCTATTTATGAGGGAGCCAGCCAGCTCAAGGCGCACTTCCTAGTCCTCCGAATTACCGTGTTCCCCAGTGGCAAGGCCTGGATCACAGGTCGCGATCTGCCCCCTGATCTAGCTCAACGAAAATCGGAAGGCGCTACTTGCTGGTTGGCTTCTGCTGATTATCAGCGGAGCTTTCCTCTACATAAAACCGGGAACTATCTAGCTTGCTGGCAGGCTCAAAAACAGGCGCAAGCAGCGGGCGCCCAAGAGGCGATCTTGACAAATGCCCAGGGAGAGTGGTTAGAGACGGCGACGGGTAATCTATGGGGATACAGGCAAGGACAGTGGTGGACACCCTCACAACAGTGTTTGCCAGGGCTGATGAGAAACCGGCTACAAATGCTGCTACAGGCAAAGGGGCTAGAGGTAGGTGGCTTGGCCTGGACTAGAGCGGTGATCGAAGGGTTTGAGGCGATCGCCTATAGCAACTGCGTCGTTGGGCTTTTGCCTGTCCACACAATTCTAGACGGAGACATTAAACTAGAGTACGACATTCAAAATGCCAACCTTAAAGCGTTACAGCACCAGCTAGCGCGTTTGACAGAAGAAAAGTCGATGATTCCTGAAATGAGTTAA
- the ftsH3 gene encoding ATP-dependent zinc metalloprotease FtsH3, with the protein MNKRWRNAGLYVLLVVVVIALATAFFDQPRVETQSQRYSQFINDVQQGRVESVSITSDKSQARFASPDGTGRVVVNLPQDPGLVDLLTENNVDITVQPTQDENAFVRLFSALIIPALLLVALFFLFRRASNGPGSQAMNFGKSKARVQMEPQTQVTFGDVAGIDQAKLELTEVVDFLKNADRFTAIGAKIPKGVLLVGPPGTGKTLLAKAVAGEAGVPFFSISGSEFVEMFVGVGASRVRDLFEQAKSNAPCIVFIDEIDAVGRQRGAGLGGGNDEREQTLNQLLTEMDGFEGNTGIIIIAATNRPDVLDAALLRPGRFDRQVVVDRPDYSGRLEILNVHSRGKTFSQDVDLEKIARRTPGFTGADLSNLLNEAAILAARRNLTEIAMDEVNDAIDRVLAGPEKKDRVMSEKRKVLVAYHEAGHALVGALMPDYDPVQKISIIPRGRAGGLTWFTPSEERLESGLYSRSYLQNQMAVALGGRLAEEIVFGDEEVTTGASNDLQQVANTARQMVTRFGMSDILGPVALGRQQGNPFLGRDIASERDFSEKTAASIDAEVRALVDQAYARCKQVLVENRHILDQLADMLVDKETVDSEELQTLLANSNAKMATIA; encoded by the coding sequence GTGAATAAACGCTGGAGAAACGCGGGTCTTTACGTACTACTCGTCGTTGTTGTCATCGCATTGGCAACTGCATTTTTTGATCAACCTCGCGTTGAGACCCAGTCTCAGCGCTACAGCCAGTTTATTAACGACGTTCAGCAAGGGCGAGTTGAGAGTGTATCTATCACATCAGATAAATCTCAAGCTCGTTTTGCTTCTCCAGATGGGACAGGTCGCGTTGTTGTAAATCTGCCTCAAGACCCCGGTCTGGTCGATCTGCTCACAGAAAACAATGTAGATATCACAGTCCAGCCAACTCAAGACGAAAACGCTTTTGTTAGGTTGTTCAGTGCCTTAATTATTCCAGCCCTACTGCTAGTCGCGCTCTTCTTCCTGTTCCGCCGTGCTTCTAATGGCCCTGGCAGTCAGGCGATGAACTTTGGTAAATCCAAAGCGCGCGTGCAGATGGAGCCTCAAACCCAAGTTACCTTTGGCGACGTAGCCGGTATCGATCAGGCCAAGCTAGAGCTAACAGAGGTGGTTGACTTCTTGAAAAATGCCGATCGCTTCACTGCAATTGGCGCAAAGATTCCCAAAGGCGTGCTATTAGTTGGCCCTCCAGGTACGGGTAAAACGCTTCTAGCTAAGGCCGTTGCGGGTGAAGCAGGGGTTCCTTTCTTCTCTATCTCTGGTTCTGAGTTTGTAGAGATGTTCGTGGGTGTGGGTGCCTCTCGGGTGCGCGACCTGTTCGAGCAAGCTAAATCAAACGCTCCCTGTATTGTCTTTATCGATGAGATTGACGCTGTGGGTCGTCAACGGGGTGCGGGTCTAGGCGGCGGTAACGATGAGCGTGAGCAAACGCTCAACCAGCTACTGACCGAGATGGATGGTTTTGAAGGTAACACAGGCATCATCATTATCGCGGCGACTAATCGTCCTGATGTTTTGGATGCCGCTCTCTTACGCCCTGGTCGTTTTGACCGTCAGGTGGTAGTAGATCGCCCTGACTATTCTGGCCGCCTGGAGATCCTTAACGTGCACTCTCGCGGTAAAACATTCTCTCAAGACGTGGACCTAGAGAAGATTGCTCGCCGTACGCCTGGCTTTACGGGCGCCGATCTATCTAACCTGCTAAACGAAGCCGCTATTTTGGCAGCCCGCCGCAACCTAACTGAGATTGCCATGGATGAAGTCAATGATGCGATCGATCGCGTTTTGGCAGGTCCAGAGAAGAAAGACCGGGTGATGAGCGAAAAGCGTAAAGTGCTAGTGGCCTATCACGAAGCGGGTCATGCCTTGGTTGGTGCTCTGATGCCTGATTATGACCCAGTACAAAAAATCAGCATTATCCCCCGTGGGCGTGCAGGTGGTTTGACTTGGTTCACGCCTAGCGAAGAGCGTTTGGAGTCTGGATTGTACTCTCGCTCTTACCTACAGAACCAGATGGCTGTAGCCCTCGGTGGTCGTCTAGCTGAAGAGATTGTCTTTGGCGATGAAGAAGTGACAACTGGTGCTTCTAATGACTTGCAGCAGGTAGCTAATACGGCTCGTCAGATGGTAACCCGGTTTGGCATGAGCGACATCCTGGGGCCAGTAGCGCTTGGTCGTCAGCAGGGCAATCCGTTCCTGGGTCGTGATATTGCTAGCGAGCGGGACTTTTCTGAGAAGACCGCTGCGTCGATTGATGCTGAAGTTCGTGCGCTAGTTGACCAAGCTTATGCACGCTGTAAGCAGGTGCTAGTAGAAAACCGTCACATTCTAGATCAGCTAGCAGATATGCTGGTAGATAAAGAAACTGTCGATTCTGAAGAGCTACAGACCTTGCTTGCTAACAGCAATGCGAAAATGGCTACTATTGCCTAA
- a CDS encoding 6-carboxytetrahydropterin synthase: MKCIINRRSQFSASHRYWLSELSPAENLQRFGKCTRKPGHGHNYVLDVSLESELDPYGMVLNLTEAKAIIHREIIDPLDFSYLNEAWPEFQKTLPTTEQIARTVWQRLEAYLPIVNIQLFETPELWANYKGNGMEAYLTVSDHFSAAHQLALPQLSEEENREIYGKCASPNGHGHNYQVEVTVKGQIDQRTGMIVDLAALQSAITHHVIDRFDHTFLNKDVPYFTSVVPTAENIVLRICYLLRQPVAEIGVTLYKVKLIESRNNSAEVLAESIDCRGKTQLNSKSLAVI; the protein is encoded by the coding sequence ATGAAATGCATCATCAATCGGCGATCGCAATTTTCCGCTAGCCATCGCTATTGGCTGTCCGAACTGAGCCCAGCAGAAAACCTTCAGCGCTTTGGTAAATGCACTAGAAAGCCAGGACATGGACACAACTATGTCCTCGACGTCTCACTTGAAAGTGAGCTTGATCCTTACGGTATGGTGCTCAATCTAACTGAGGCTAAAGCCATCATCCATCGAGAAATCATTGACCCTCTCGATTTCTCGTATCTCAACGAAGCCTGGCCAGAATTCCAAAAGACACTGCCGACTACTGAGCAGATTGCTCGAACAGTTTGGCAACGCCTAGAGGCTTATTTGCCCATTGTGAATATTCAGCTATTTGAAACGCCTGAGCTATGGGCTAACTACAAAGGAAATGGAATGGAAGCTTATCTAACGGTGTCCGATCACTTCAGCGCTGCTCATCAGCTAGCTTTGCCGCAGCTCAGTGAAGAAGAAAATCGGGAAATATATGGGAAGTGCGCCAGTCCTAATGGGCATGGTCACAACTATCAGGTGGAGGTGACGGTCAAGGGGCAGATTGATCAGCGAACAGGTATGATTGTGGACTTAGCGGCATTGCAAAGTGCGATCACCCATCACGTTATCGACAGATTCGATCACACCTTCTTAAACAAAGACGTTCCCTACTTCACCAGCGTCGTTCCCACGGCCGAAAATATTGTTCTTCGCATTTGTTACTTGCTCCGTCAACCTGTTGCTGAGATTGGGGTCACTCTCTATAAAGTCAAACTCATTGAAAGCCGTAATAATTCTGCCGAAGTCCTTGCAGAATCTATTGACTGTCGAGGAAAAACCCAGCTGAACTCAAAATCTCTAGCAGTGATTTAA